Proteins co-encoded in one Pseudorhizobium banfieldiae genomic window:
- a CDS encoding TlyA family RNA methyltransferase, with translation MPTHPPQRLDQLLLSLGLFGSRSRARDAIVRGTVKVNGQVVSKPGQTFPEDATVEIDDPAQDYVSRAALKLVAALDHFRLDPAGRSCLDVGASTGGFTQVLLQRGAAHVTAIDVGHGQMHSSLADDPRVTNVEGLNARALCADDLDGRPIDFIVSDVSFISLRLALPPALKLAEPKAICVLLVKPQFEAGREAIGKGGLLKEPDSGPAIAEALETWLTHDMGWRSLGLIPSPIAGADGNQEYLLAGTKET, from the coding sequence ATGCCCACTCATCCGCCGCAACGGCTCGATCAACTTCTTCTATCCCTCGGTTTGTTCGGCAGCCGTTCCCGTGCCCGGGACGCAATCGTGCGCGGCACAGTGAAGGTGAACGGCCAGGTCGTCAGCAAGCCTGGCCAGACTTTTCCCGAAGATGCGACGGTCGAGATCGACGACCCCGCTCAGGACTACGTCTCCCGGGCGGCTCTGAAGCTGGTGGCAGCACTGGATCACTTCCGCCTCGATCCTGCCGGCCGCAGCTGTCTCGACGTCGGCGCCTCGACCGGCGGGTTCACGCAGGTTCTGCTGCAGCGGGGGGCAGCGCATGTGACGGCCATCGACGTCGGGCACGGCCAGATGCATTCATCCCTTGCGGACGATCCGCGCGTGACGAATGTCGAAGGCCTCAACGCCCGTGCGCTTTGTGCCGATGATCTTGACGGACGACCGATCGACTTCATCGTCTCCGACGTGTCCTTCATCTCGCTCAGGCTGGCACTGCCGCCAGCGTTGAAACTCGCAGAGCCGAAGGCCATATGCGTGCTTCTCGTCAAGCCGCAGTTCGAGGCTGGCCGCGAGGCGATCGGCAAAGGCGGCCTCCTGAAGGAGCCCGATAGCGGGCCTGCGATCGCCGAGGCACTCGAGACCTGGCTGACGCACGACATGGGCTGGCGGAGCCTCGGGCTCATCCCCTCCCCCATCGCCGGCGCCGACGGCAATCAGGAATACCTGCTGGCAGGAACGAAAGAGACATGA
- a CDS encoding class I SAM-dependent RNA methyltransferase — translation MSTLTVTINRLGAHGHGIANTAEGPVYVPHALPGETVAIARNGSHGTLLSTATSSPDRVVPLCRHFNPDRDACGGCSLQHLAEQPYTDFKRNLVVEALRSKGLTPPVEPLVTCGLGQRRRTVFSARRTDKGLLLGFNRAETNHIVSVEECPVAAPAIMAQLDALRSIAAALAGGSESFRLTVLETLAGLDVAAEGVKPLDEKRRRAAIETVMRLSAIARVSVNGEILVEPRKPLVDFGGVLVTPPPGAFMQATKEAEDAMAALVLAHVGKAKRVLDLFAGSGTFALRLARTARVHAVEGEDKLLKALDLAARTTEGLKPVTVEKRDLFRRPLTAQELKVYDAVVFDPPRAGAEAQVRELARAGVKKVAAVSCNPLTLARDLRLLVDQGYEIRSVIPVDQFLWSPHVEAVALLQR, via the coding sequence ATGAGTACGCTCACAGTAACCATCAATCGGCTCGGCGCCCACGGACACGGCATAGCCAACACAGCCGAAGGACCAGTCTACGTGCCACATGCCCTGCCGGGCGAGACGGTAGCGATTGCCCGCAACGGCAGCCATGGAACACTTCTTTCGACAGCGACCTCCTCCCCGGATCGGGTTGTGCCCCTCTGTCGCCACTTCAATCCTGACCGCGACGCCTGCGGCGGCTGCTCGTTGCAACATCTTGCAGAGCAACCCTACACAGATTTCAAGCGCAATCTCGTCGTGGAGGCGTTGCGGAGCAAGGGCCTTACGCCGCCTGTCGAACCACTAGTCACCTGCGGCCTCGGGCAACGGCGGCGAACGGTGTTTTCGGCCCGCCGGACGGACAAGGGTCTCCTGCTCGGCTTCAATCGCGCCGAGACGAACCACATAGTCTCCGTCGAGGAGTGCCCCGTTGCAGCCCCTGCGATCATGGCGCAACTCGACGCCCTGCGCTCGATTGCAGCTGCCCTTGCCGGTGGTTCGGAGAGCTTCCGCTTGACCGTGCTGGAAACCCTTGCCGGTCTCGATGTGGCAGCCGAGGGCGTGAAGCCCCTCGACGAGAAACGACGGCGTGCGGCAATCGAGACGGTGATGCGGCTCAGCGCCATCGCCCGTGTCTCGGTCAACGGCGAAATCCTCGTCGAGCCCCGCAAGCCGCTGGTCGACTTCGGCGGCGTGCTGGTGACGCCGCCGCCCGGGGCTTTCATGCAGGCCACAAAGGAGGCAGAGGATGCGATGGCCGCTCTCGTGCTTGCCCATGTCGGCAAGGCGAAGCGCGTGCTCGACCTGTTCGCGGGTTCCGGGACATTTGCTCTGCGCCTGGCGCGGACGGCGCGGGTGCATGCCGTCGAGGGCGAGGACAAACTGCTCAAGGCGCTCGACCTCGCAGCTCGCACCACCGAGGGCCTCAAGCCCGTGACGGTGGAGAAGCGCGACCTCTTCCGCCGGCCGCTCACGGCGCAGGAACTGAAGGTCTATGATGCCGTCGTCTTCGATCCGCCGCGGGCGGGTGCCGAGGCGCAGGTCAGGGAACTCGCTCGTGCGGGCGTGAAGAAGGTGGCGGCAGTGAGCTGCAATCCCCTCACCCTGGCGCGCGACCTCAGGCTGCTTGTCGATCAAGGCTACGAGATTCGATCGGTAATCCCGGTAGACCAGTTCCTCTGGTCACCCCACGTGGAAGCAGTCGCGCTTCTGCAACGCTGA
- a CDS encoding crotonase/enoyl-CoA hydratase family protein, whose amino-acid sequence MSDNHILVERPDAQPGVLVIRLNRPEKKNAITTAMYARMTEALHEADNDAEIRAVAFLGTDNCFSAGNDMADFLTYAMGGGGRPSAADFLQALATCDKPMVSGVDGLAIGIGTTIHLHCDMTIASDRSLFRTPFVDLALVPEAASSLIAPRVMGHQRAFALLAAGESFSAEQAREAGIVWKVVSPDAVEAETLALAANLAAKPPHAMKIARNLIRGNGDDVLARMEEELVHFTAQLRSAEARAAFEAFMRR is encoded by the coding sequence ATGAGCGACAACCATATTCTCGTCGAGCGGCCCGATGCGCAGCCGGGCGTCCTCGTCATCCGCCTCAATCGGCCGGAGAAGAAGAACGCCATCACCACGGCCATGTATGCCCGGATGACGGAAGCCCTGCATGAGGCGGACAATGACGCCGAGATCCGCGCGGTTGCCTTCCTCGGGACCGACAACTGCTTTTCAGCCGGCAATGACATGGCAGATTTCCTCACCTATGCCATGGGTGGCGGCGGTCGGCCATCGGCCGCCGATTTCCTCCAGGCACTCGCCACCTGCGACAAGCCGATGGTCTCCGGCGTCGACGGCCTGGCCATCGGCATTGGCACGACAATTCACCTGCACTGCGACATGACGATCGCCTCCGATCGCAGCCTCTTCCGCACGCCGTTCGTCGACCTCGCGCTGGTGCCGGAGGCTGCCTCCAGTCTCATCGCGCCCCGGGTGATGGGACACCAGCGAGCCTTCGCACTGCTCGCCGCAGGCGAGAGCTTTTCCGCTGAACAGGCCCGCGAGGCCGGCATAGTCTGGAAGGTCGTCTCACCGGACGCTGTCGAGGCCGAGACGCTTGCGCTGGCCGCCAACCTCGCCGCCAAGCCGCCCCATGCCATGAAGATCGCCCGCAACCTCATCCGCGGCAATGGCGATGATGTGCTGGCGCGCATGGAGGAGGAACTGGTGCACTTCACGGCGCAGCTCCGAAGCGCCGAGGCCCGTGCCGCCTTCGAGGCATTCATGCGCCGCTGA
- a CDS encoding peroxidase family protein encodes MTDIAMHGHGVRGMKREALHSFNGIGDPGKFGVMFPDLLPLHVGDDALFELAQAMRDQGDVGVDPDPAGDNEAISAGYTYLGQFIDHDITLDTTPLDQQKADPKATDNFRTPALDLDSLYGDGPGIHPYLYQRDPTTFEITQQFLIGHTGASKNEKNEPIPSLRHDLPRNQVGHALIFDERNDENLLVSQTHLLMLRFHNAVVYWLKERQPSLQGMALFHEARRIVTWHYQWIVLFDFVERLTEPGLVNRIKKEGRRFYRFKKRPYMPAEFAAACYRLGHSMVRETYSHNRAFHPGSPRIANGTLQALFFFTGKSGKIVGELAPDAEAFPPNPQHKLPSNWVIDWRRFFNVAGQGGEDFTFNFSRKLDPFIAPSLHTLPGLREDPTEQQRRDANLAFRNLRRGVQIGLPSGQDVCRAMQIEPMSPDEIATGPDGEVAREHGLHEATPLWYYVLKEAQQHHSGRRLGPMASTIIAETFLGMVHGDEESFLWKRSNWKPELTCEQEGHFTMTDLIRFVGDINPLGP; translated from the coding sequence ATGACTGACATTGCGATGCATGGACATGGTGTGCGGGGCATGAAGCGGGAGGCGTTGCACTCCTTCAACGGGATCGGCGACCCTGGCAAGTTCGGGGTCATGTTTCCGGACCTGTTGCCGCTCCACGTCGGCGACGACGCGCTGTTCGAACTCGCCCAGGCGATGCGCGACCAGGGCGACGTGGGAGTGGATCCGGATCCCGCCGGTGACAACGAGGCTATATCCGCCGGCTATACCTATCTCGGCCAATTCATCGACCACGACATCACGCTGGATACGACGCCACTCGACCAGCAGAAGGCCGATCCCAAGGCCACGGACAATTTCCGGACGCCAGCGCTCGATCTCGACTCCCTCTACGGAGATGGACCCGGTATCCACCCCTACCTTTACCAGCGGGATCCCACGACATTCGAGATCACCCAACAGTTTCTCATCGGGCATACGGGTGCGTCAAAGAATGAGAAGAACGAACCGATCCCGTCGCTCCGGCATGACCTGCCGCGCAACCAGGTCGGCCATGCGCTGATCTTCGACGAGCGCAACGACGAAAACCTTCTCGTGTCACAGACGCATCTGCTGATGCTGAGGTTTCACAACGCTGTCGTCTATTGGTTGAAGGAGAGGCAGCCCTCGCTTCAGGGGATGGCGCTTTTCCATGAAGCCCGCCGGATCGTGACATGGCATTACCAGTGGATCGTTTTGTTCGACTTCGTCGAGCGGCTGACGGAGCCGGGCCTCGTTAACCGCATCAAGAAGGAGGGGCGGCGCTTCTATCGTTTCAAGAAGCGCCCCTACATGCCGGCGGAATTTGCAGCCGCCTGTTACCGGCTGGGCCATTCCATGGTTCGCGAGACCTACAGCCACAATCGCGCCTTCCATCCAGGCAGCCCGAGGATTGCAAACGGCACGCTGCAGGCTCTGTTCTTCTTTACCGGCAAGTCCGGCAAGATCGTCGGCGAACTGGCCCCGGACGCGGAAGCCTTCCCGCCCAATCCCCAGCATAAGCTGCCCTCAAACTGGGTGATCGACTGGCGGCGGTTCTTCAACGTGGCAGGCCAGGGTGGTGAGGATTTCACCTTCAACTTCTCGCGCAAGCTCGATCCATTCATTGCCCCGTCGCTCCACACGCTGCCGGGCCTGCGGGAGGATCCGACGGAGCAGCAAAGACGGGATGCGAACCTCGCCTTCCGCAACCTGCGGCGCGGCGTCCAGATCGGCCTGCCGTCCGGACAGGACGTCTGTCGTGCGATGCAGATCGAGCCAATGTCACCGGACGAGATCGCCACCGGGCCGGACGGCGAAGTTGCGAGGGAGCACGGCCTGCATGAGGCGACGCCGCTCTGGTACTATGTGCTCAAGGAAGCACAGCAACATCATAGCGGCAGGCGACTGGGGCCCATGGCGTCTACCATCATCGCCGAGACCTTTCTCGGCATGGTCCATGGCGACGAGGAATCCTTCCTCTGGAAGCGCTCAAACTGGAAGCCTGAACTGACCTGCGAACAGGAGGGTCATTTCACCATGACAGACCTCATCCGCTTCGTCGGCGACATCAACCCCCTCGGCCCATGA
- a CDS encoding methyl-accepting chemotaxis protein yields the protein MAKRANLMTRILVAASVVVVVALAGFSFHINSIQHASVTKSVEDSISSAGRQASQALANWMNGRVVLTNMVADAVSRNPDAVTAVLDNQVLTKEFSSTYFGDTAGTFTMWPNLPMPADYDPRQRPWYKDAVASGSVVLTEPYVDASSGDLVVSAAVPVNREGALAGVVGSDFSLQSIVAMVKSIDLGVPATAFLVNKAGTVLIHPEASLVMKTLADVFPQDTPATGATMVETTFGGRNVLVSFVPVAGLPSVQWYLGFAVDAEAAYASLTAFQTAAVIATVLAVALMIGAMAWMLSRLVVRPVTDMTHAMERLAAGDLTVAIPGEDRRDQIGAMAAAVSVFRTNALERERLEGEAEEGRRLSDAERREREAQKAHDQAEAERAVKALAEALGALADGNLSHRIEVPFAAHIDRLRTDYNAAVTQLKSALQAVGSNARTIDAGAEEIRVAADGLARRTEQQAASVEETAAALEEITTTVRDTAHRAEEVGTLVSRARDGAEHSGAVVSKAVAAMTEIEDSSGKISNIIGVIDDIAFQTNLLALNAGVEAARAGEAGKGFAVVAQEVRELAQRSAQAAKEIEALITASNTQVRSGVTLVAQTGEALQAIVSQVQEISRHVGAIVTATREQSTGLLEINNAVNAMDQGTQQNAAMVEEQTAASHSLAAEAAKLMELLARFNLGMAAQAGMSTQGGRRAA from the coding sequence ATGGCAAAAAGAGCCAATCTCATGACCCGCATCCTCGTCGCGGCCTCTGTGGTCGTCGTTGTCGCACTTGCGGGGTTCTCCTTCCATATCAATTCCATCCAGCACGCTTCGGTGACGAAGTCCGTCGAGGACAGCATTTCCTCTGCCGGCCGGCAGGCATCGCAGGCGCTTGCCAACTGGATGAACGGTCGCGTCGTGCTGACCAATATGGTTGCTGATGCCGTGAGCCGGAATCCGGATGCGGTCACCGCAGTCCTGGACAACCAGGTGTTGACCAAGGAATTCTCCAGCACCTATTTCGGCGATACGGCCGGCACGTTCACCATGTGGCCGAACCTACCGATGCCGGCTGACTATGATCCGCGTCAGCGGCCCTGGTACAAGGATGCAGTTGCGTCCGGCAGCGTCGTCCTCACGGAACCCTATGTCGATGCGTCCAGTGGAGACCTCGTGGTCAGCGCCGCCGTGCCCGTGAACCGTGAGGGCGCCCTGGCCGGCGTCGTCGGTAGCGACTTCTCGTTGCAGAGCATCGTTGCGATGGTCAAGTCGATCGATCTTGGCGTCCCAGCCACCGCCTTCCTGGTGAACAAGGCAGGGACCGTGCTCATTCACCCGGAGGCCTCGCTCGTCATGAAGACGCTGGCTGATGTCTTCCCGCAGGACACGCCGGCCACCGGCGCGACTATGGTGGAGACCACTTTCGGGGGGCGCAACGTGCTGGTCAGCTTCGTTCCGGTCGCCGGTCTTCCCTCTGTCCAGTGGTATCTTGGCTTCGCTGTTGATGCCGAAGCTGCTTACGCGTCTCTTACCGCGTTCCAGACGGCTGCGGTCATTGCCACAGTGCTTGCGGTCGCCTTGATGATAGGCGCCATGGCCTGGATGTTGAGCCGTCTCGTGGTGCGTCCGGTGACAGACATGACCCATGCCATGGAGCGTCTTGCCGCTGGAGATCTGACGGTCGCCATCCCTGGCGAAGATCGTCGTGACCAGATCGGCGCCATGGCTGCCGCGGTGTCCGTCTTCCGCACCAACGCTCTGGAGCGGGAACGCCTGGAAGGCGAGGCCGAAGAGGGGCGTCGCCTCAGCGATGCCGAGCGCCGCGAGCGGGAAGCGCAGAAGGCCCATGATCAGGCCGAGGCGGAGCGGGCCGTGAAGGCACTTGCCGAAGCGCTCGGCGCTCTTGCAGATGGCAATCTTTCCCATCGCATCGAAGTGCCCTTCGCTGCTCACATCGACCGTCTCCGCACCGACTACAACGCGGCCGTCACGCAGTTGAAGTCAGCCTTGCAGGCGGTCGGCTCGAATGCCCGGACGATTGATGCCGGCGCCGAGGAGATCCGTGTTGCCGCCGATGGTCTCGCCCGCCGAACCGAACAGCAGGCGGCCTCCGTCGAGGAGACTGCAGCGGCTCTGGAAGAGATCACCACCACCGTGCGCGACACGGCGCATCGCGCCGAAGAGGTTGGCACGCTGGTATCCCGCGCACGCGATGGCGCCGAACATTCCGGTGCAGTCGTCTCCAAGGCGGTCGCGGCAATGACGGAGATCGAGGACTCTTCCGGCAAGATCTCCAACATCATTGGCGTTATTGACGACATCGCCTTCCAGACCAACCTTCTGGCACTCAACGCCGGCGTCGAAGCGGCACGTGCAGGCGAGGCCGGCAAAGGGTTCGCTGTCGTTGCCCAGGAGGTCCGTGAACTCGCCCAGCGTTCTGCCCAGGCCGCGAAGGAAATTGAGGCGCTCATCACGGCCTCGAACACCCAGGTGCGCTCAGGCGTGACGCTGGTGGCCCAGACGGGGGAAGCCTTGCAGGCGATCGTTTCGCAGGTCCAGGAAATCAGCCGCCATGTCGGTGCGATCGTAACGGCGACGCGCGAACAGTCGACCGGTCTGTTGGAGATCAACAACGCGGTCAATGCCATGGATCAGGGCACGCAGCAGAATGCCGCGATGGTAGAGGAACAGACCGCCGCCAGCCATAGCCTCGCGGCAGAAGCCGCGAAGCTGATGGAACTGCTTGCCCGCTTCAACCTCGGAATGGCGGCCCAGGCCGGCATGTCGACGCAGGGCGGACGCAGGGCGGCCTAA
- the dxs gene encoding 1-deoxy-D-xylulose-5-phosphate synthase has translation MTSLPQTPLLDAVKFPADLRMIEDRDLPQLAREVRDEMIDAVSKTGGHLGAGLGVVELTIAIHKVFNTPDDRLIFDVGHQCYPHKILTGRRDRIRTLRQENGLSGFTRRAESDYDPFGAAHSSTSISAGLGMAVAADLSGSKRHVIAVIGDGAMSAGMAYEALNNAGALDARLIVILNDNDMSIAPPTGAMSAYLARLASGRTYMGVREIGKKLTAYLGKGFDRAITRAVEHARGYVTGGTMFEEMGFYHIGPIDGHSFEHLLPVLRNVRDNGQGPVLIHVCTQKGKGYPPAEAAADKYHGVNKFDVITGTQAKAKPNAPSYTSVFGESLVQEARFDEKIVGITAAMPNGTGIDKLAEVFPSRTFDVGIAEQHAVTFAAGLAAEGFKPFCALYSTFLQRGYDQVVHDVAIQGLPVRFPIDRAGFVGADGPTHAGSFDTTFLATLPGMVVMAAADEAELKHMVRTAAAYDEGPISFRYPRGEGVGVELPERGQILEIGKGRIVKEGSKVALLSFGTRLKDCLLAAEDLDAAGLSTTVADARFAKPLDHDLIRQLARHHDVLITIEEGALGGFGAHVLHFLATEGLLDQGLKVRPMVLPDVWMEQASPDAMYAKAGLDRAGIVTTVFNALGQKGLGLGAAG, from the coding sequence GTGACATCTCTTCCCCAGACTCCCCTGCTCGATGCGGTCAAGTTCCCGGCCGACCTCAGGATGATCGAGGATCGCGACCTGCCGCAACTCGCACGCGAGGTGCGGGACGAGATGATCGATGCGGTGTCCAAGACAGGTGGCCATCTGGGGGCCGGACTTGGCGTGGTGGAACTGACCATAGCTATCCACAAGGTCTTCAACACGCCTGACGACCGGCTGATCTTCGATGTCGGACACCAGTGCTACCCGCACAAGATCCTGACCGGGCGCCGCGACCGGATTCGCACACTGCGCCAGGAGAACGGGCTTTCCGGCTTTACCCGCCGCGCCGAGAGCGACTACGACCCGTTCGGGGCCGCCCATTCCTCGACCTCGATTTCAGCAGGCCTTGGCATGGCGGTGGCCGCCGACCTCTCCGGGTCGAAACGACACGTAATCGCGGTGATCGGCGACGGAGCGATGTCGGCCGGCATGGCCTATGAAGCGCTTAATAATGCCGGGGCCCTCGACGCCCGCCTGATCGTCATCCTCAACGACAACGACATGTCGATCGCGCCGCCGACGGGTGCGATGAGCGCCTATCTCGCGCGCTTGGCCTCCGGACGCACCTATATGGGCGTGCGGGAGATCGGCAAGAAACTGACGGCCTACCTCGGCAAGGGCTTCGACCGCGCCATCACCCGCGCGGTGGAGCATGCTCGCGGCTATGTGACCGGCGGCACCATGTTCGAAGAGATGGGCTTCTACCATATCGGCCCGATCGACGGTCACTCCTTCGAACATCTTCTCCCGGTGCTGCGCAATGTCCGCGATAACGGACAGGGACCGGTGCTCATCCATGTCTGCACCCAGAAAGGCAAGGGCTACCCGCCGGCGGAGGCAGCCGCCGACAAGTACCACGGCGTCAACAAGTTCGACGTTATTACCGGCACGCAGGCCAAGGCGAAACCCAATGCGCCGAGCTACACGAGCGTCTTCGGCGAGTCGCTGGTGCAGGAGGCAAGGTTCGACGAGAAGATCGTCGGCATCACTGCCGCCATGCCGAACGGCACCGGCATCGACAAGCTGGCCGAAGTGTTCCCCTCGCGGACCTTCGACGTCGGCATTGCCGAGCAGCATGCTGTAACATTCGCTGCCGGCCTCGCAGCGGAAGGCTTCAAACCGTTCTGCGCACTCTATTCCACGTTCCTGCAGCGCGGCTATGACCAGGTCGTTCATGACGTAGCGATCCAGGGCCTGCCGGTCCGCTTCCCGATCGACCGGGCAGGCTTTGTCGGCGCCGACGGTCCAACCCATGCCGGCTCCTTCGACACGACCTTCCTCGCCACCTTGCCCGGCATGGTGGTGATGGCGGCCGCCGACGAGGCGGAGCTCAAGCACATGGTGCGGACAGCCGCGGCCTATGACGAAGGGCCGATCTCCTTCCGCTACCCGCGCGGCGAAGGCGTCGGCGTCGAGCTACCGGAACGGGGCCAGATCCTGGAGATCGGCAAGGGCCGGATCGTCAAGGAAGGCTCCAAGGTCGCGCTGCTTTCCTTCGGAACGCGTCTGAAAGACTGTCTGCTGGCGGCCGAGGACCTCGATGCGGCCGGCCTGTCGACAACCGTGGCGGACGCCCGCTTCGCCAAGCCGCTCGATCACGACCTCATCCGCCAACTTGCGCGCCATCATGACGTGCTGATCACCATCGAAGAGGGGGCCCTCGGCGGCTTCGGCGCCCATGTCCTGCACTTCCTGGCCACGGAAGGGCTGCTTGACCAAGGGCTCAAGGTCAGGCCGATGGTGCTGCCGGATGTGTGGATGGAGCAGGCGAGCCCGGACGCGATGTATGCAAAGGCAGGACTCGATCGCGCCGGCATCGTCACCACCGTCTTCAACGCCCTCGGGCAAAAGGGACTGGGCCTGGGGGCTGCCGGGTGA
- a CDS encoding methyl-accepting chemotaxis protein — protein MSLKNLSLNKKLIGTFFAVMSVCLLASAVVFWQVVKSTRASEDQAQAQEILHHVDNALEAMLEQAVNQRGFLLFRSDSTYNEVFAQRDKMIAAIDEAKKAAAGHPGLIASLDQMRAAADVFHAQLSEPQLAARKSTEAPIEEIIEIGRNQSRGQLDAFRESAAKINEDAGALVASLQANQKSAQWDIMLALLSGGAAAGLIATGLVWALSRAIVTPIVGMTRAMTQLAAGNNNIEVPALGRGDEVGEMANAVAVFKDAAIEKIRLEQESEAIRAAADRERMSNDEIKAQESGQLEFAVNTLAAGLSSLANGDVAYRIDTPFTGNLDRLRVDFNEAVSKLQAALQSVGANAAAINAGAEEVRTAADDLARRTEQQAASVEETAAALEEVTTTVKDAAKRAEDVGQRVERARVGAEKSGEVVRKAVSAMEQISKSSSEIINIISVIDDIAFQTNLLALNAGVEAARAGDAGKGFAVVAQEVRELAQRSANAAKEIKSLITTSGEHVDSGVALVGETGKALEAIVGEVQEINEHIKAIVISTREQSTGLQEINVAVNTMDQGTQQNAAMVEQQTAASHSLASEAESLNSLLRQFNLGGQVTGRSAGGAATTPSRPTAPKPAVSTAASQRVAPAASKPTVQPVSGRKPAAATPASRPAPSPASALHGKLSAAFGGGSAAAKPSEDNWEEF, from the coding sequence ATGTCGCTCAAGAATCTGTCCCTCAACAAGAAGCTCATCGGCACATTCTTCGCGGTGATGTCCGTCTGCCTGCTCGCTTCTGCGGTCGTGTTCTGGCAGGTCGTGAAATCCACGCGCGCCTCCGAAGACCAGGCGCAGGCGCAGGAAATCCTGCATCACGTCGACAACGCTCTCGAAGCCATGCTTGAGCAGGCGGTCAATCAGCGCGGCTTCCTGCTTTTCCGCAGCGACAGCACCTATAACGAAGTCTTCGCCCAGCGCGACAAGATGATCGCCGCAATCGACGAGGCCAAGAAGGCAGCCGCCGGACACCCGGGCCTGATCGCATCGCTTGACCAGATGCGGGCAGCCGCGGACGTTTTCCACGCGCAACTGAGCGAGCCGCAGCTTGCCGCGCGCAAGAGCACCGAGGCGCCGATCGAGGAGATCATCGAGATCGGCAGGAACCAGTCAAGGGGGCAGCTCGATGCGTTCCGCGAAAGCGCGGCCAAGATCAACGAGGATGCCGGCGCGTTGGTCGCGTCGCTGCAGGCGAACCAGAAGAGCGCCCAGTGGGATATCATGCTGGCGCTGCTCTCCGGTGGCGCCGCGGCAGGTCTGATCGCAACGGGGCTGGTATGGGCCCTGTCGCGGGCGATCGTCACTCCCATCGTTGGCATGACCCGGGCGATGACCCAGCTCGCCGCGGGCAACAACAACATCGAGGTGCCGGCGCTTGGACGCGGTGACGAGGTCGGCGAAATGGCCAATGCCGTTGCCGTCTTCAAGGACGCGGCAATCGAGAAGATCCGTCTCGAGCAGGAAAGTGAAGCCATACGGGCCGCCGCCGATCGCGAACGGATGAGCAATGACGAGATAAAGGCGCAGGAATCCGGACAACTGGAGTTTGCGGTGAACACCCTTGCGGCGGGTCTTTCCAGCTTGGCAAACGGCGACGTGGCCTATCGTATCGACACGCCCTTCACCGGCAATCTCGATCGTCTGCGTGTGGACTTCAACGAGGCTGTCTCCAAGCTTCAGGCAGCGCTGCAGTCGGTTGGCGCCAATGCCGCCGCGATCAATGCAGGCGCCGAGGAAGTGCGCACGGCCGCCGATGATCTGGCGCGCCGCACCGAACAGCAGGCGGCTTCCGTCGAGGAAACGGCAGCGGCTCTGGAAGAGGTTACCACGACCGTCAAGGATGCCGCAAAGCGCGCCGAGGATGTGGGCCAACGCGTGGAGCGCGCCCGCGTCGGCGCCGAGAAGTCCGGCGAGGTCGTTCGCAAGGCGGTTTCCGCCATGGAGCAGATCTCCAAGTCTTCCAGCGAGATCATCAACATCATCAGCGTCATCGACGACATCGCCTTCCAGACCAACCTGCTTGCGCTCAATGCGGGCGTCGAGGCTGCCAGGGCTGGAGACGCTGGCAAGGGTTTCGCGGTTGTGGCGCAGGAAGTCCGCGAACTCGCCCAGCGTTCGGCCAATGCGGCGAAGGAGATCAAGTCGCTGATCACCACATCGGGCGAGCACGTGGACTCAGGCGTCGCCCTGGTTGGCGAGACCGGCAAGGCGCTGGAGGCGATCGTCGGCGAGGTTCAGGAGATCAACGAGCACATCAAGGCAATCGTCATCTCCACTCGCGAGCAATCCACCGGTCTCCAGGAGATCAATGTCGCGGTCAACACCATGGACCAGGGCACCCAGCAGAATGCTGCCATGGTCGAGCAGCAGACGGCAGCCAGCCATTCCCTGGCGAGTGAGGCGGAGTCCCTGAACTCGCTGCTGCGTCAGTTCAACCTCGGCGGGCAGGTGACGGGTCGCTCTGCGGGCGGTGCGGCGACTACGCCGTCCAGACCGACAGCCCCGAAACCGGCTGTTTCAACGGCCGCCTCTCAGCGCGTCGCTCCAGCAGCTTCCAAGCCAACGGTTCAGCCGGTCTCGGGCCGAAAGCCGGCTGCCGCGACGCCGGCTTCACGTCCCGCTCCGTCGCCGGCCAGCGCCCTGCACGGGAAGCTTTCGGCAGCCTTTGGCGGCGGCTCCGCAGCAGCGAAGCCCAGCGAGGACAACTGGGAGGAATTTTGA